In a genomic window of Microcoleus sp. AS-A8:
- a CDS encoding GDSL-type esterase/lipase family protein, which yields MNILLVSLLVWVGLLFVLEAALRWLFGFGNPLLYLADQDMGYLLAPNQLTKRFGNRIAINEYSMRSPTITKTRPPSTLRVLLVGDSVANGAWWTDQDRTLSALMTAHLKLPLPEAWGENLNRQTLFERVEVLNASANSWGPRNELAYLQRFGTFQAQAIVLLLNTDDLFAAAPTSQVVGHALNYPNRKPPCALAEVYTRYLLPKLRGIGIKAITPKLEVLRDKQRGEVALMPSHPSATSDNTQSVVSDHLDSCPERSYANGAPTWTPGASQGITPLSGLAQPSTEALKNDPLDSNLDAIRQIQSLATRAGAEFILAMTPLLREIGEPGPRDYELKARDRLTQLTQDELMHYLDFLPLFNHWETPQRLYRDHIHLSPPGNQTVSEVIARSLQQVFQKSATFTTGEEGMTDA from the coding sequence GTGAACATCTTGCTGGTGAGTTTGCTCGTGTGGGTTGGGCTGTTATTCGTTTTAGAAGCGGCATTACGGTGGCTTTTTGGCTTCGGCAATCCCCTGCTTTATCTAGCCGATCAGGATATGGGGTACTTGTTAGCCCCGAACCAACTCACGAAGCGGTTTGGCAATCGCATTGCCATTAACGAGTATTCCATGCGAAGTCCGACGATTACAAAGACGCGACCCCCCTCAACACTGCGAGTTCTGTTAGTGGGAGATTCTGTTGCGAATGGGGCGTGGTGGACTGACCAAGATCGAACCCTTTCAGCACTGATGACGGCTCACCTGAAACTCCCACTTCCCGAAGCATGGGGCGAAAATCTGAATCGACAAACGCTATTTGAACGAGTTGAAGTTCTAAATGCCTCAGCTAATTCTTGGGGGCCCCGCAATGAGTTAGCTTATTTACAGCGTTTCGGAACATTTCAGGCTCAGGCGATCGTGTTGCTGCTCAATACCGATGATTTGTTTGCCGCCGCACCGACTTCCCAAGTTGTAGGACACGCCCTCAATTATCCGAATCGGAAACCCCCTTGTGCTTTGGCTGAAGTCTACACTCGTTACCTGTTACCGAAGCTCAGAGGTATCGGAATAAAGGCCATTACCCCAAAACTGGAGGTATTGAGAGATAAACAAAGGGGGGAAGTGGCGCTGATGCCTTCACACCCCTCTGCTACCTCGGACAATACCCAGTCCGTTGTTAGTGATCACCTTGACTCCTGCCCAGAACGCTCTTACGCCAACGGAGCGCCGACTTGGACGCCAGGGGCTTCACAAGGCATAACACCTCTTTCTGGGTTAGCACAGCCCTCAACAGAAGCCTTAAAGAACGATCCCTTGGATAGCAACTTGGATGCCATTCGCCAAATTCAGTCCCTCGCGACGCGTGCTGGTGCTGAGTTTATACTCGCCATGACGCCTCTATTGCGAGAAATTGGGGAACCGGGCCCCCGTGACTACGAGCTGAAGGCACGCGATCGCCTCACCCAGCTTACCCAAGATGAACTCATGCACTATCTGGATTTTCTGCCCCTGTTCAATCACTGGGAAACGCCTCAGAGGTTGTACCGCGACCACATTCATCTGAGTCCTCCAGGAAATCAGACAGTGAGTGAAGTGATCGCGCGATCGCTCCAGCAAGTGTTTCAAAAATCAGCCACTTTCACGACAGGGGAAGAGGGAATGACTGACGCTTAA
- a CDS encoding MarC family protein codes for MVDISILIKTFVAVFVLVDALGNVPILLVLTKGMEPEQRHNVVDRAMMIATSVLLGFAFAGQWVLKYLDISMGSLRVAGGLLLLLIALRMLEGEMDTPVLEQGRDVAITPLALPLLAGPGTLTTVMLLMSESPTAHLSVVIGIVAAMLVSWLIVRLAGQIDAWIGPQGAVIIIKLLGFLLAALAVEIGSAGIRELFLN; via the coding sequence GTGGTCGATATTTCTATCCTGATCAAAACGTTTGTTGCTGTGTTTGTCCTAGTCGATGCTTTGGGCAATGTCCCGATTTTATTGGTTCTGACGAAGGGCATGGAACCTGAGCAAAGACACAATGTCGTAGATCGAGCCATGATGATAGCGACATCGGTACTGCTAGGCTTTGCCTTTGCAGGTCAATGGGTTTTGAAGTATTTAGATATCAGTATGGGGTCTTTGCGGGTAGCCGGGGGACTACTCTTACTGCTCATTGCTTTACGGATGCTAGAGGGAGAAATGGATACACCTGTGCTTGAACAGGGACGTGATGTTGCGATTACTCCATTGGCCTTGCCTCTGTTAGCGGGGCCTGGAACACTCACCACTGTCATGCTATTGATGTCTGAATCGCCTACAGCTCATTTGAGTGTTGTGATTGGTATTGTTGCCGCCATGCTCGTAAGCTGGCTAATTGTGCGTTTGGCAGGTCAAATTGATGCTTGGATAGGCCCACAAGGTGCGGTGATTATCATTAAACTTCTAGGTTTTCTGTTGGCAGCTCTAGCGGTGGAAATTGGCAGTGCTGGAATTCGTGAGCTTTTTCTGAACTGA
- a CDS encoding Gfo/Idh/MocA family oxidoreductase, whose amino-acid sequence MCQRHPDTHLQRSLPQPIKIGVIGVGNMGQHHARVVSFLKDVELVGVADINVERGLDMASKYRVRFFEDYRDLLPYVDAVCVAVPTKLHHEVGINCLQAGVHVLVEKPIAASIAEAESLVNAAAESQSILQVGHIERFNPAFQELGKVLKTEELLALEAHRMSPYSDRANDVSVVLDLMIHDIDLLLELADAPVVKLTASGSRADNSGYLDYVTATLGFANGIVATLTASKVTHRKIRRIAAHCKNSLTEADFLNNEILIHRQTTANCMTDYGQVLYRQDGLIEKVYTSNIDKLCAELEHFVGCVRGGNQPSVGGEQALKALRLASLIEQIALDGQVWQPLDYDRRDLHVRPVSVVTY is encoded by the coding sequence ATGTGCCAAAGACATCCGGATACCCATTTGCAGCGCAGCCTGCCGCAGCCAATAAAAATTGGCGTTATCGGCGTTGGCAATATGGGACAACATCATGCCCGCGTTGTAAGTTTTCTCAAAGACGTAGAACTTGTAGGGGTGGCAGACATTAATGTCGAACGTGGTTTGGACATGGCAAGTAAATACCGTGTCCGTTTTTTTGAGGACTATCGCGACCTTCTACCCTATGTAGATGCTGTCTGTGTTGCCGTTCCTACAAAGTTGCATCACGAAGTTGGGATCAATTGTCTGCAAGCGGGGGTTCATGTCTTAGTAGAAAAACCGATCGCTGCCAGTATTGCCGAAGCCGAGTCTTTGGTGAATGCCGCAGCAGAATCCCAATCCATCCTGCAAGTTGGGCACATTGAACGCTTTAACCCCGCTTTTCAGGAACTGGGCAAAGTTTTAAAGACAGAAGAATTACTCGCTCTAGAAGCTCACCGAATGAGTCCTTATTCGGATAGAGCCAATGATGTCTCCGTCGTCCTGGATCTGATGATTCATGACATTGACCTGCTGTTAGAGCTCGCAGACGCCCCTGTGGTGAAGTTGACCGCCAGCGGCAGTCGTGCGGACAATTCTGGCTATTTAGACTATGTGACGGCTACCTTGGGTTTTGCCAATGGAATTGTGGCGACCTTAACCGCTAGCAAGGTGACACACCGCAAAATTCGGCGAATTGCGGCTCATTGCAAAAACTCGCTGACGGAAGCCGATTTTCTCAACAATGAGATTCTGATTCATCGGCAAACGACGGCGAACTGCATGACGGATTATGGTCAGGTGCTTTATCGCCAAGATGGGTTGATTGAAAAGGTTTACACCAGCAACATTGACAAACTCTGCGCGGAGTTGGAACACTTTGTGGGCTGTGTGCGAGGCGGAAATCAGCCTTCCGTTGGGGGTGAACAGGCACTAAAGGCTCTCCGCTTGGCAAGTTTAATTGAGCAAATCGCTCTGGATGGTCAAGTTTGGCAGCCATTGGATTATGATCGCCGCGACCTGCATGTTCGCCCTGTGTCAGTCGTCACCTATTAA
- a CDS encoding serine/threonine protein kinase, translated as MTCCLNPDCQNPLNPDGLKFCQRCGTKLVLLRNRYRPIQPLGRGGFGRTYLAEDIDKLNERCVIKQFTPQIKGIGAIEKATQLFEQEARRLQQLGQHPQIPALFAYFKDGTDLYLVQEFIEGQTLLTELEQHGTFSEFKIRELLLDFLAVLKFVHQQGVIHRDIKPDNIMRRKQDSKLVLIDFGVAKYLSGTVVLPKTYCGTQGYAPLEQMTYGEAYPASDLYGLGATCIHLLTGTTPHLLYNSKETRWLWQDKPPGAAISKQLRQMLDKMLKVEVKARYQSTEEVLKDLTSPMIGTWYGEFDNKLANFTISYHLGSWFGGILTVQSLNGLSRIGIQGNLDPRTNAIQMREVRVLWEPYSGLWNLGRNTGTLSSDEKQISGMGQDSLQNSYSWSFFKMGARVEIWYGEFDNQAAMLTVTPESGSFSGTLSIQSVNFKGFYRIAIQGNIDPQTNKVTLRKLRVLSQPTQSTSENWVMRIAAKVASGHWVLGESQGILSLDGLQMIGKGQSPNQLPYWWSFSLEKSEWHDRYSESL; from the coding sequence ATGACCTGCTGCCTCAATCCCGATTGCCAAAATCCCCTAAATCCAGATGGCTTAAAATTTTGTCAGCGTTGCGGGACAAAACTGGTGCTGTTGCGAAACCGTTATCGTCCCATTCAGCCCCTAGGTCGTGGGGGATTTGGCAGAACTTATCTGGCTGAAGATATAGACAAGCTAAATGAACGCTGCGTCATTAAGCAATTTACACCACAAATTAAAGGAATTGGAGCCATTGAGAAGGCAACCCAACTGTTTGAGCAAGAGGCAAGGCGACTCCAACAGTTAGGGCAACATCCACAGATTCCTGCGCTATTCGCATACTTTAAGGACGGCACTGATCTGTATTTAGTGCAGGAGTTTATTGAAGGGCAAACACTGTTAACAGAGTTGGAACAGCACGGAACATTTAGTGAATTCAAGATTCGGGAATTGCTGCTCGACTTTTTAGCTGTATTGAAGTTTGTCCATCAGCAGGGTGTAATTCATCGGGATATTAAGCCAGACAATATCATGCGCCGCAAGCAGGATAGTAAGTTGGTGCTCATCGACTTCGGTGTAGCCAAATATTTGAGTGGCACAGTAGTCCTACCGAAGACTTACTGCGGAACTCAGGGTTATGCGCCACTCGAACAGATGACCTATGGCGAAGCTTATCCCGCTAGTGACCTTTATGGTTTGGGGGCCACCTGTATTCATCTATTGACTGGCACCACTCCTCATCTCCTCTACAACTCGAAGGAAACCCGTTGGTTATGGCAAGACAAGCCGCCGGGTGCCGCTATTAGTAAGCAGCTAAGGCAGATGTTGGACAAGATGCTCAAGGTTGAGGTGAAGGCACGATATCAATCTACTGAGGAGGTACTCAAAGACTTAACATCTCCCATGATTGGGACTTGGTATGGCGAGTTTGACAATAAACTGGCGAATTTTACGATTAGTTACCATTTAGGTAGCTGGTTTGGTGGAATTTTAACCGTTCAATCTCTGAATGGTCTTTCTCGGATTGGGATTCAGGGTAACCTTGACCCCAGAACAAACGCCATCCAAATGCGAGAAGTGCGCGTCCTCTGGGAACCTTATTCAGGGTTGTGGAATTTGGGAAGGAATACAGGAACTTTGTCATCCGATGAGAAGCAAATTTCAGGGATGGGGCAAGATTCGCTGCAAAATTCATACTCCTGGTCATTCTTTAAAATGGGGGCAAGAGTTGAAATTTGGTATGGCGAGTTTGACAATCAAGCGGCGATGCTCACCGTTACTCCTGAGTCTGGTTCGTTTAGTGGAACCTTGAGTATCCAATCTGTTAATTTTAAGGGTTTTTATCGGATTGCGATTCAGGGAAACATCGATCCTCAGACGAATAAGGTAACGCTACGAAAACTGCGTGTTCTCTCACAACCCACACAATCGACGTCAGAAAACTGGGTCATGCGTATCGCGGCAAAAGTGGCATCAGGTCATTGGGTACTAGGAGAAAGTCAAGGGATTTTGTCGTTAGATGGGCTGCAAATGATAGGTAAGGGTCAATCCCCCAATCAACTGCCCTACTGGTGGTCATTTTCCCTGGAAAAATCCGAGTGGCACGACCGCTATTCGGAGTCTTTATAG
- a CDS encoding Uma2 family endonuclease produces MKNRLRTLRSERNWSQANLAERLEVSRQTINALEAGKSDPSLPLAFKIAQLFHCPLEEIFFLEPKSMFARKFCADDSFEGFSQQAIEVMRLAQNESKRLRHNFVGTEQILLGLMAERMNFSAQLLQSMGVTLWKAQVEVQKIIGYGSTLFDRSRPLTPKAKRVVRLASEEASRFGEPEISTEHLMLGLIREQDGASATVLRNLGINLQDLEQQILEQLQPVSPEDEAPPTSRKIRSLSDSVRPGPELSASERASDLVTGELSVRLSAKLLSWVEPRQLGRVVVNTSFWLPNAEVSVPRLAFISRERLKQIPVTYPVLVPDLVVEIKSAFDPQGLVQEKIQLFINQGTSLGLLVEREEQTVACYRPGNEVIRLGNEDTLTATELLPGWELPVSELWPYALD; encoded by the coding sequence ATGAAAAACCGTCTACGTACTCTTAGGAGTGAACGCAACTGGTCTCAGGCAAATTTGGCCGAGCGTTTGGAGGTTAGCCGTCAAACGATTAACGCGCTGGAAGCGGGTAAATCTGACCCAAGCCTGCCCCTCGCCTTTAAAATTGCCCAACTATTCCACTGTCCCCTTGAGGAAATTTTTTTTCTGGAGCCAAAGTCTATGTTTGCCAGAAAATTTTGTGCAGATGACAGCTTTGAAGGGTTCAGCCAGCAGGCGATTGAAGTAATGAGGTTAGCCCAAAATGAGTCGAAACGCTTGAGGCATAACTTTGTCGGCACTGAACAAATCCTCTTGGGACTCATGGCTGAAAGAATGAACTTTTCTGCCCAACTTCTCCAGTCAATGGGAGTGACACTCTGGAAAGCTCAGGTGGAAGTACAAAAAATTATCGGTTATGGTTCTACCCTCTTTGACCGCTCCAGACCGTTGACCCCGAAAGCAAAACGAGTTGTCAGATTAGCCTCAGAAGAAGCATCGCGCTTCGGCGAACCGGAAATTAGTACAGAGCATCTTATGCTCGGTCTGATTCGCGAACAGGATGGAGCCTCCGCAACTGTTCTGAGGAACCTGGGTATTAATCTTCAGGATTTAGAACAACAAATTCTCGAACAACTGCAACCCGTCTCACCAGAGGACGAGGCTCCCCCCACATCCAGGAAAATTAGATCCCTTAGCGATAGTGTTAGACCGGGACCGGAGCTATCTGCCTCGGAGAGGGCCTCAGACCTTGTGACGGGTGAACTGAGCGTCCGCCTTAGTGCCAAGTTACTCTCTTGGGTCGAACCTCGCCAACTGGGGCGTGTAGTGGTTAATACAAGTTTTTGGCTACCCAATGCGGAGGTTTCGGTTCCCCGTCTAGCCTTCATTTCACGGGAACGCCTGAAACAGATTCCGGTTACCTATCCTGTACTGGTACCTGACTTAGTTGTAGAAATCAAATCTGCCTTTGACCCACAGGGTTTAGTCCAGGAAAAAATTCAATTATTCATCAACCAAGGAACCTCCTTAGGACTGTTGGTGGAGCGGGAAGAGCAAACTGTAGCTTGCTATCGTCCAGGAAATGAAGTGATTCGACTGGGGAATGAGGATACCTTGACAGCCACAGAACTCCTGCCTGGATGGGAACTTCCCGTATCTGAACTTTGGCCCTATGCATTGGATTGA
- the queC gene encoding 7-cyano-7-deazaguanine synthase QueC, whose protein sequence is MKAVILLSGGLDSATALYQAKADGYECYAISFDYQQRHRRELEYAKAIAHCAGVKEHQIVSFDLRQWGGSALTDNDIDLPEERTLDEMSQNIPITYVPARNTIFLSFGLSYAEAIDAQRVYVGVNALDYSGYPDCRPDYIQAMQKVFALGTKQGREGTAIEIATPLIDLKKTEIIQLGNQLGVPWEQTWSCYAGADVGCGVCDSCRLRLAAFAELGLQDPLSYAMRSEELNR, encoded by the coding sequence TTGAAAGCCGTTATTTTGTTATCTGGAGGATTAGACTCTGCAACAGCTCTCTATCAAGCCAAGGCAGATGGTTATGAATGTTATGCCATTTCTTTTGATTACCAACAGCGCCACCGCAGGGAACTCGAATATGCTAAGGCAATCGCCCATTGTGCGGGTGTGAAGGAGCATCAAATCGTCAGTTTTGATTTGCGACAGTGGGGCGGTTCCGCGTTAACAGATAATGACATTGACTTACCCGAAGAGCGCACTCTGGATGAGATGTCTCAGAACATCCCAATTACTTATGTACCAGCTCGAAATACGATTTTTTTGAGCTTTGGTTTATCTTATGCGGAAGCGATCGATGCTCAAAGAGTTTATGTCGGAGTCAATGCGTTAGATTATTCCGGTTATCCCGATTGTCGTCCGGACTATATCCAAGCCATGCAAAAAGTTTTTGCCCTAGGCACAAAGCAAGGTCGGGAAGGAACAGCTATTGAGATTGCCACTCCTCTGATTGACCTGAAAAAAACTGAGATTATTCAGCTAGGCAACCAGCTCGGTGTCCCTTGGGAACAAACTTGGTCTTGCTACGCTGGCGCTGATGTGGGTTGCGGTGTTTGTGATTCCTGTCGGTTGAGGTTGGCGGCTTTTGCTGAATTGGGATTGCAAGACCCGCTCTCTTATGCAATGAGGAGCGAGGAACTAAACCGATAA
- a CDS encoding pentapeptide repeat-containing protein: protein MNADELLERYAAGERCLRGADLRGADLRGVDLRGVDLSDANLSDTDLSDADLRDADLIGANLRGADLIVASLSAADLRDANLHDANLIGAKLGVANLRDADLSGANLSGAELSCTDLTCSNLSGAYISGANLIKARLSRANLQGANLSVTNMIGADLSGANLQGANLGGANLIEADLGGANLQGAKLSRSNLAYVNLANADLSNADLSDSNLAGTNLTNADLDNTNLEGTILSLGVSLNIRNPDQRAPYEWNGLYFHSKTELKIAEAFERAGVPFYLNGWTRIHSTQHIDSKEIDFLVFYQSKWGILEVNGEPSEPPVCTLYDPERVSLCATDAPNVGTTSLSSDSESVAGHSPTPLQSAERRIIAPQELRLFKIPNISIVEHYEATRCWEEPDTVVQEFLEILTQPSNVP, encoded by the coding sequence ATGAATGCCGACGAACTGCTGGAACGCTATGCAGCAGGAGAGAGATGTCTGCGTGGGGCCGACCTGCGTGGTGCTGACTTGCGTGGTGTTGACTTGCGTGGTGTTGACCTGAGTGATGCCAATCTGAGTGATACCGATTTGAGTGATGCTGACTTGCGGGATGCTGACTTAATTGGTGCTAATTTACGGGGTGCTGACCTGATTGTTGCGAGTCTGAGTGCTGCCGACCTCAGGGATGCCAATCTGCATGATGCCAACCTGATTGGTGCCAAGCTCGGTGTTGCGAACCTACGGGATGCTGACCTAAGTGGTGCCAATCTAAGTGGCGCTGAACTGAGTTGTACTGATTTGACCTGTAGTAACCTGAGTGGTGCCTATATTAGTGGTGCGAATTTGATTAAAGCCAGACTAAGTAGAGCGAACCTACAGGGTGCGAACTTGAGTGTGACCAACATGATTGGTGCTGACCTCAGCGGTGCTAATTTGCAAGGAGCCAACCTCGGCGGAGCTAATCTGATTGAAGCGGATCTAGGAGGAGCCAATCTACAAGGAGCTAAATTAAGTCGTTCAAATTTGGCTTATGTCAATCTAGCTAATGCTGACCTGTCTAACGCCGACTTAAGTGACTCTAACTTGGCAGGAACTAACTTGACTAATGCCGATCTGGATAACACGAATCTAGAAGGAACCATCCTGAGTTTGGGGGTAAGCCTGAATATCCGGAATCCAGATCAGAGAGCGCCTTACGAATGGAATGGTCTTTACTTCCACTCAAAAACAGAGCTAAAAATCGCGGAAGCTTTTGAGCGTGCTGGCGTTCCGTTCTACTTGAATGGCTGGACACGCATTCACAGCACTCAACACATCGATAGTAAGGAAATTGACTTTTTGGTTTTTTACCAGAGTAAGTGGGGCATTTTGGAAGTCAATGGTGAGCCATCTGAGCCACCCGTCTGCACTCTGTATGACCCTGAACGAGTCAGTCTTTGCGCCACGGACGCTCCTAACGTTGGTACCACTTCTTTAAGCAGCGATAGCGAAAGTGTTGCGGGACATAGTCCCACGCCACTGCAAAGCGCAGAGCGCAGGATCATTGCGCCACAAGAGCTTCGTCTGTTTAAAATTCCTAACATCAGTATTGTTGAGCATTATGAGGCGACCCGATGCTGGGAGGAACCGGACACTGTTGTGCAAGAATTTCTGGAGATTTTGACTCAGCCGTCAAACGTCCCCTAG
- a CDS encoding pentapeptide repeat-containing protein, translating to MGNEPMDVNELLSRYAAGERDFRDADLAGADLSGANLSEADLREANLSGANLSGADLIGSSFSDANLSDADLRDANLIAAKLSVAILTNVNLVGANLSGAELSGANLNEAMLGAANLIGAILIRAKLHAANLNGANLSIANLIGANLSGANLIGANLSGANLIEANLSGANLNGARLYRANLAHAKLNGANLCSADFSDANLAKTDLTDANLENANLEGTILNVATSSEPSVVS from the coding sequence ATGGGGAATGAACCTATGGATGTCAACGAACTTCTGTCACGTTATGCCGCAGGAGAAAGAGACTTTCGGGACGCCGACTTAGCTGGTGCAGATCTCAGTGGTGCGAACCTGAGTGAGGCCGACCTACGAGAAGCCAACCTCAGTGGTGCCAACCTTAGCGGTGCAGACTTAATTGGTTCCAGCTTCAGTGATGCCAACTTAAGTGATGCGGATTTAAGGGATGCCAACCTGATTGCTGCCAAACTCAGTGTTGCTATCTTGACTAATGTCAATTTAGTGGGTGCCAACCTCAGTGGTGCTGAACTCAGTGGTGCTAACCTGAATGAGGCAATGCTGGGGGCTGCCAACCTGATTGGTGCCATCTTGATTCGAGCCAAGCTACATGCAGCCAACTTAAACGGTGCCAATTTGAGCATTGCCAACTTGATTGGTGCCAACCTCAGTGGTGCCAACTTGATTGGTGCAAATTTGAGTGGTGCAAACCTGATAGAAGCCAACCTGAGTGGTGCCAACTTAAATGGAGCTCGGTTGTATCGAGCCAACCTGGCACATGCCAAGTTAAATGGGGCTAACTTATGTAGTGCCGATTTCAGTGACGCCAACTTAGCTAAGACTGACTTGACGGACGCTAATTTGGAGAACGCCAATCTGGAAGGAACTATTCTCAATGTGGCGACAAGTTCCGAACCCAGTGTCGTGAGTTAA
- a CDS encoding hemolysin family protein → MNFLPVSFPLYFLAASDIGPLLGNVGLDIIVLVFMLVLSAMFSGSETAITALDNLKLRSLIKDQGDPSGIFRLVLEKRSRFITTLLVGNNLVNNFSAILTSNLFALWLGSAGLGIATAVVTVLVLIFGEITPKSVAINNVMPIFRLTVRPIYWLSRVLSVFGITYFFETIAQTAIRFFQGGVVQEGESLKDLTLLIEVLGGKGKLDLDKHQLLSKALMLDSLNVRDLVKPRIEMRTISHEETLQNLVNFCLETGYSRIPVQEESKDQIVGIVHLKRALQQLTLAQKEGRTPVLVTEAMDPPVYVPDTKRVANLLKEMLQHRLHIAIVVDEYGGTVGLVTLEDILEELVGEIYDESDFPSRAARVRNSSASNKVLRRGGV, encoded by the coding sequence GTGAATTTTTTGCCAGTATCATTTCCGTTATACTTTCTTGCTGCTTCTGATATCGGTCCCCTTTTGGGAAATGTTGGGCTTGATATTATTGTGCTGGTCTTTATGCTGGTGCTGTCGGCTATGTTTTCCGGTTCAGAGACCGCAATTACGGCACTCGATAATCTCAAACTCAGGTCACTGATTAAAGACCAAGGTGATCCCAGTGGCATTTTCCGGTTGGTTTTAGAGAAACGCTCTCGTTTTATTACGACACTTTTAGTTGGCAACAACCTGGTCAATAATTTTTCAGCTATTCTCACTAGTAACCTTTTTGCTCTTTGGCTAGGCAGTGCCGGTCTGGGCATTGCTACTGCGGTTGTCACAGTTCTGGTGTTGATTTTTGGAGAGATTACCCCCAAATCCGTAGCCATCAATAATGTCATGCCAATTTTTAGGCTGACAGTACGCCCTATCTATTGGCTATCTAGGGTTTTATCTGTTTTCGGCATCACTTATTTTTTTGAAACGATCGCTCAAACAGCCATTCGATTTTTTCAAGGGGGAGTTGTTCAGGAAGGAGAATCCTTAAAAGACCTCACGTTACTGATTGAGGTTTTGGGGGGTAAAGGCAAACTCGATCTGGATAAACACCAACTGCTCTCCAAAGCTTTGATGTTAGATAGCCTCAACGTTCGGGATTTGGTTAAGCCCCGGATTGAGATGCGAACGATTTCCCATGAGGAAACGTTGCAAAATCTCGTAAATTTCTGTTTAGAGACGGGATATTCCCGCATTCCCGTTCAAGAAGAGTCGAAAGACCAAATCGTGGGAATTGTTCACCTAAAGCGGGCGCTCCAGCAGCTAACGTTAGCCCAAAAAGAAGGTCGCACTCCGGTCTTGGTCACAGAGGCGATGGACCCGCCTGTCTATGTTCCTGATACGAAGCGGGTTGCTAATCTTCTTAAGGAAATGTTGCAACATAGATTACATATTGCCATTGTAGTGGATGAATATGGTGGCACAGTAGGGTTGGTAACATTGGAAGATATCTTAGAAGAGCTGGTGGGCGAAATTTATGATGAAAGCGACTTCCCCAGTCGGGCAGCACGGGTGAGAAATAGTAGCGCTTCTAATAAGGTGCTGCGGAGAGGGGGAGTCTGA
- a CDS encoding carbon-nitrogen hydrolase family protein, with product MKSYLAAAIQMTSLPDLEKNLVEAEELIELAVRQGAELVSLPENFSFLGTEEDKIAEANEIALKSEKFLKTMAQRFQVTILGGGFPVPVNQEKVYNTALLIDPSGTELTRYEKVHLFDVNVPDGNTYRESSTVMAGTDLPSVYHSDQLGSLGLSVCYDVRFPELYRHLAYKGADILFVPAAFTAYTGKDHWQVLLQARAIENTCYVIAPAQTGRHYATRRTHGHAMIIDPWGVILSDAGEKPGVAIAEINPVRLEQVRRQMPCLQHRVFV from the coding sequence ATGAAGTCCTATCTTGCCGCCGCAATTCAAATGACTAGCTTGCCCGACCTCGAAAAAAACTTGGTTGAGGCAGAAGAACTCATAGAACTTGCCGTGCGCCAGGGTGCCGAACTCGTCAGTTTACCCGAAAATTTTTCTTTTCTGGGTACAGAGGAAGACAAGATTGCTGAGGCCAACGAGATCGCTTTAAAAAGCGAAAAATTCCTCAAAACGATGGCACAGCGCTTTCAAGTCACTATCCTCGGCGGCGGTTTCCCGGTGCCTGTCAACCAGGAAAAAGTCTACAACACGGCTCTACTCATTGATCCCAGTGGAACCGAACTCACTCGTTATGAAAAAGTTCATCTATTTGATGTCAACGTCCCCGATGGTAACACCTATCGAGAATCGAGTACGGTGATGGCGGGTACCGACTTGCCGAGTGTTTACCATTCAGATCAACTAGGCAGCTTGGGGCTTTCTGTTTGTTATGACGTTCGCTTCCCAGAACTTTACCGACATTTGGCGTATAAGGGCGCGGACATTTTGTTTGTTCCTGCGGCCTTCACCGCTTATACAGGCAAAGACCATTGGCAAGTCCTCCTCCAAGCTAGAGCCATTGAAAACACTTGTTATGTGATTGCTCCAGCGCAAACAGGGCGTCATTATGCCACACGACGCACTCACGGTCACGCCATGATTATCGATCCCTGGGGAGTGATTTTATCGGATGCTGGAGAAAAACCAGGAGTTGCGATCGCAGAAATTAATCCTGTTCGCCTTGAGCAAGTCCGCCGTCAGATGCCTTGCCTACAACACCGCGTCTTTGTTTAA